The Comamonas sp. GB3 AK4-5 genome includes a region encoding these proteins:
- a CDS encoding RNA recognition motif domain-containing protein, whose translation MGNKLYVGNLPYSFRDNDLQQAFSAFGTVASAKVMMERDTGRSKGFGFVEMGSDAEAQAAIQGMHGQNHSGRDLVVNEARPMTPRPPRSGGFGGGNFGGGGGDFGGGRRNSY comes from the coding sequence ATGGGTAACAAACTTTACGTCGGCAATCTGCCGTACTCCTTCCGTGACAACGATCTGCAACAAGCCTTCAGCGCTTTCGGCACCGTGGCCAGCGCCAAGGTCATGATGGAACGCGACACTGGCCGCTCCAAGGGCTTCGGCTTTGTGGAAATGGGCAGCGATGCAGAAGCCCAAGCCGCTATTCAAGGCATGCACGGCCAAAACCACAGCGGTCGCGACCTGGTGGTGAATGAAGCCCGTCCCATGACCCCCCGCCCTCCCCGTAGCGGTGGCTTCGGTGGTGGCAATTTCGGTGGCGGTGGTGGCGATTTTGGCGGTGGCCGTCGCAACAGCTACTAA
- a CDS encoding RNA recognition motif domain-containing protein encodes MGNKLYVGNLPYTVRDNDLQQAFTQFGTVASAKVMMERDTGRSKGFGFVEMANDAEASAAIQGMNGQPLGGRSLVVNEARPMEPRPPRNFGGGGGGRGGYGGGGYGHDQDGGYGSGRQDSGFRSPYGSGPRGRGGYGGGGTGGGYNGE; translated from the coding sequence ATGGGAAATAAGCTGTACGTTGGCAACCTGCCCTATACCGTACGGGACAATGATCTGCAACAAGCCTTCACACAGTTTGGCACCGTGGCCAGCGCCAAGGTCATGATGGAGCGTGATACTGGTCGCTCCAAAGGCTTTGGCTTCGTGGAAATGGCCAATGATGCAGAAGCCAGTGCCGCCATCCAAGGGATGAACGGCCAGCCACTGGGCGGACGCAGCCTGGTGGTGAATGAGGCCCGCCCCATGGAACCGCGCCCACCGCGTAATTTTGGCGGCGGTGGTGGTGGCCGCGGTGGTTATGGCGGCGGTGGTTACGGCCATGACCAGGACGGCGGCTATGGCAGTGGCCGCCAGGACAGCGGTTTCCGCAGCCCCTACGGCTCTGGCCCTCGCGGCCGGGGTGGTTATGGCGGCGGAGGAACAGGTGGTGGCTACAACGGCGAATAA
- the lptC gene encoding LPS export ABC transporter periplasmic protein LptC: MMAAVRRSWEQVSLYLPVLLMALLALGSWWLVRNAPTVSRPVAERPVLHEPDYTMLHFMVKDFDAKGRMQSEIRGDRGDHYPDTDTMEIQQVDLRGFAPDGTKTTATARKGISNSDASEVQLWGNAVVVRQPLPPRTALKFEGEFLHAWTQEERVRSHLPVVLTRGEDRFTSDKLEYDNVSQVVQMQGRVRGSLQPGRVAP; encoded by the coding sequence ATGATGGCTGCTGTGCGTCGCTCCTGGGAGCAGGTCTCGCTGTATCTGCCGGTGCTGCTGATGGCGCTGCTGGCGCTGGGCTCGTGGTGGCTGGTGCGCAATGCGCCTACGGTGTCCCGCCCTGTGGCCGAGCGCCCGGTGCTGCACGAGCCCGACTACACCATGCTGCACTTCATGGTGAAGGACTTTGACGCCAAGGGCCGTATGCAAAGTGAGATTCGGGGCGATCGCGGCGATCACTACCCCGACACCGACACCATGGAAATCCAGCAGGTGGACCTGCGCGGCTTTGCCCCGGACGGCACCAAGACCACGGCCACGGCGCGCAAGGGCATCAGCAACTCCGATGCATCCGAGGTGCAGCTATGGGGCAACGCCGTGGTGGTGCGCCAACCGCTGCCGCCCAGGACGGCATTGAAGTTTGAAGGCGAGTTTCTCCATGCATGGACCCAGGAAGAGCGCGTGCGCTCCCATTTGCCTGTGGTGCTGACCCGGGGCGAGGACCGCTTCACCAGCGACAAGCTGGAATACGACAACGTCTCTCAGGTGGTGCAGATGCAGGGCCGGGTGCGAGGCTCGCTGCAGCCCGGGCGCGTTGCGCCTTGA
- a CDS encoding KdsC family phosphatase, producing MVHAALQFPTELLLQAQPVRVLFLDVDGVLTDGGLLFSEEGETFKRFNTLDGHGIKLLQKAGITPAVVTGRDSKPLRLRLAQLGVVHVRYGTEDKLPAAQSILDALGLDWSQAAAMGDDWPDLPMMQRSALACAPANAHAECAALAHWVTPQAGGHGAVRAVCDLLLTATGAYRRLLETYLP from the coding sequence ATGGTCCATGCTGCCCTGCAATTCCCCACCGAGCTGCTGCTGCAGGCCCAGCCGGTGCGTGTGCTGTTTCTGGATGTGGATGGCGTGCTCACCGATGGCGGGCTGCTGTTTTCCGAAGAGGGCGAAACGTTCAAGCGTTTCAACACCCTGGACGGCCATGGCATCAAGCTGCTGCAAAAAGCCGGCATCACCCCTGCCGTGGTGACGGGGCGGGATTCCAAGCCGCTGCGACTGCGCCTTGCACAGCTGGGCGTGGTGCATGTGCGCTATGGCACGGAAGACAAGTTGCCGGCGGCCCAGTCCATCTTGGATGCGCTGGGCTTGGACTGGAGCCAGGCCGCCGCCATGGGCGATGACTGGCCCGATCTGCCGATGATGCAGCGCAGTGCCCTGGCCTGTGCCCCCGCCAATGCCCATGCGGAGTGTGCGGCGCTGGCGCATTGGGTCACGCCCCAGGCGGGCGGCCATGGCGCGGTGCGTGCGGTGTGTGATTTGCTGCTGACGGCCACGGGCGCTTACCGTCGTTTGCTGGAGACCTACCTACCATGA